In Erinaceus europaeus chromosome 10, mEriEur2.1, whole genome shotgun sequence, one DNA window encodes the following:
- the NAIF1 gene encoding nuclear apoptosis-inducing factor 1, giving the protein MAVPAKKRKMNFSEREVEIIVEELELKKHLLVNHFNAGVPLAAKSEAWHSILRRVNAVATCRRELPEVKKKWSDLKTEVRRKVAQVRAAVEGGEAPGPTEEDGAGGPGAGGGSGAGGPAVAPVLLTPMQQRICNLLGEATIISLPSTTEIHPVALGPTATATAATVTLTQIPTETTYHTLEEGVVEYCTAEAPPPLPTEAPVEMLTQHTDTSVKPQALKSRIALNSAKLIQEQRVTNLHVKEIAQHLEQQNDLLQMIRRSQEVQACAQERQAQAMEGTQAALSVLIQVLRPMIKDFRRYLQSNTPSAASASDPGQVAQNGQQDSIIQ; this is encoded by the exons ATGGCCGTCCCAGCCAAGAAGAGGAAGATGAACTTCTCTGAAAGAGAGGTGGAGATCATCGTGGAGGAGCTGGAACTCAAGAAGCACCTGCTGGTGAACCACTTCAACGCCGGGGTCCCCCTGGCTGCCAAGAGCGAGGCCTGGCACAGCATCCTGAGAAGGGTCAACGCTGTTGCCACCTGCCGCCGGGAACTGCCCGAGGTCAAGAAGAAGTGGTCTGACCTCAAGACTGAGGTTCGTCGCAAGGTTGCCCAGGTCCGGGCAGCTGTGGAGGGAGGCGAGGCTCCAGGGCCCACGGAGGAGGATGGAGCTGGTGGgcctggggcaggtggtggcagtgGCGCCGGTGGCCCCGCTGTTGCCCCTGTACTGCTCACCCCCATGCAACAGCGCATCTGCAACCTGCTGGGCGAGGCCACCATCATCAGCCTGCCCAGCACCACAGAGATCCACCCAGTGGCCCTCGGACCCACAGCCACTGCAACTGCAGCCACGGTCACCCTGACACAGA tccccacaGAGACCACCTATCACACACTGGAGGAGGGTGTGGTGGAGTACTGCACAGCTGaggcccccccacccctgccgacTGAGGCCCCTGTGGAGATGCTCACACAGCACACAGACACTTCAGTCAAGCCACAGGCGCTTAAGAGCCGCATTGCCCTCAACTCCGCCAAACTGATCCAGGAGCAGCGGGTCACCAATCTGCACGTGAAGGAGATTGCCCAGCACCTGGAGCAGCAGAATGACCTGCTGCAGATGATCCGCCGTTCCCAGGAGGTACAGGCCTGTGCCCAGGAGCGCCAGGCCCAAGCCATGGAGGGCACCCAAGCAGCCCTGAGTGTCCTAATCCAGGTTCTTCGGCCCATGATCAAAGATTTCCGCCGCTACCTGCAGAGCAACACGCCCAGCGCAGCCTCTGCCTCAGACCCTGGACAGGTGGCCCAAAACGGGCAGCAGGACAGCATCATCCAGTGA